Proteins co-encoded in one Oscillatoria sp. FACHB-1407 genomic window:
- a CDS encoding DUF4383 domain-containing protein — MGARYFAVISGIIYVLVGLFGFIPGMVATPGTGGPDVVVDAGYGYLLSTFPVNILHNIVHLAVGIWGLVAFRS; from the coding sequence ATGGGAGCACGTTACTTTGCCGTTATCAGCGGAATTATCTATGTTTTGGTCGGTTTGTTTGGATTCATTCCAGGTATGGTTGCAACTCCTGGAACGGGTGGACCAGATGTTGTAGTTGATGCGGGGTATGGGTACTTGTTATCCACCTTTCCCGTCAACATCCTCCATAACATTGTGCATCTAGCCGTTGGTATTTGGGGACTCGTTGCTTTTCGGAGCTAA